The Candidatus Manganitrophus noduliformans genome window below encodes:
- a CDS encoding ParM/StbA family protein, whose product MHYLGLDVGFGYTKAMDDKKAIVFPSVVSPPVEISFKPSWQNESDRLHHLAVTLEEKTYFVGHLALNQGRFAHATLDRVRTETPEFKLLFLAAISLFVESPEEAFSVITGLPVDDFEDRKVIEKTLRGRFDLSVAGEDVSFVIKNLTVIPQPCGAFMDLLYAPEGLNEEYMEGPVGIIDIGYKTTDFVLMRSGEYAHKLSGSIKQGMSAIYQAAVSKFSATYRGNWDLKSTEEALSEGILCRFGERTAINPSLLESDLAGLADQIISWIRQRWEGEKLNRMICTGGGSSHLKPYLIRTFPRMIFMDDPQQANVRGFYKGARYYDEA is encoded by the coding sequence ATGCACTATCTCGGACTGGATGTCGGCTTCGGATATACCAAGGCGATGGATGATAAAAAAGCCATCGTCTTCCCTTCGGTGGTCAGTCCGCCGGTGGAGATCAGTTTCAAGCCCTCCTGGCAGAACGAATCCGATCGACTCCATCATCTGGCGGTCACGCTGGAGGAGAAAACTTATTTCGTCGGACACCTCGCTTTAAATCAAGGCCGGTTCGCCCATGCCACCCTGGACCGGGTCCGAACAGAGACGCCGGAGTTCAAACTCCTCTTTCTTGCGGCCATCTCCCTCTTCGTGGAATCTCCTGAAGAGGCTTTCTCGGTCATCACCGGGCTGCCGGTGGATGATTTCGAGGACCGGAAGGTCATCGAGAAAACCCTGCGCGGCCGGTTTGATCTTTCGGTAGCAGGAGAAGACGTTTCCTTTGTGATCAAAAACCTCACCGTCATCCCGCAACCCTGCGGGGCCTTCATGGATCTGCTCTACGCCCCGGAAGGCCTGAATGAGGAGTACATGGAGGGTCCGGTCGGCATCATCGATATCGGTTACAAAACGACCGACTTTGTTCTGATGCGCTCCGGGGAGTACGCGCACAAGCTCTCCGGGAGCATCAAACAGGGGATGAGCGCCATCTACCAGGCGGCCGTCTCCAAATTCTCTGCGACCTATCGCGGCAACTGGGACCTCAAATCGACCGAGGAGGCCCTCTCTGAAGGGATACTCTGCCGGTTCGGGGAGCGGACGGCGATCAATCCCTCTCTTCTTGAATCCGATCTTGCGGGTCTGGCCGATCAGATCATCTCCTGGATCCGCCAGCGATGGGAGGGGGAGAAGCTGAACCGGATGATCTGCACCGGGGGAGGAAGCTCCCACCTGAAACCCTATCTGATCCGGACCTTCCCAAGGATGATCTTTATGGACGATCCCCAGCAGGCCAATGTCCGGGGATTCTACAAGGGGGCCCGGTACTATGATGAGGCATGA